One region of Glycine max cultivar Williams 82 chromosome 9, Glycine_max_v4.0, whole genome shotgun sequence genomic DNA includes:
- the LOC100305506 gene encoding uncharacterized protein — protein sequence MTQKANLFKGKAKKKSIPPNRHGKVPVTRKGKRFVKPSKVTKDMDTDREVSKFINHCNEIKAATLATKDGGQLGIIKPPQEPASK from the exons ATGACGCAGAAGGCGAATCTTTTCAAGGGTAAAGCAAAGAAGAAATCAATTCCTCCCAATCGTCACGGGAAAGTCCCTGTTACTCGCAAAG GAAAGAGATTCGTGAAGCCATCCAAGGTTACAAAGGATATGGATACTGATCGT GAGGTTAGTAAATTCATTAACCACTGCAATGAGATCAAAGCAGCGACTCTAGCAACGAAGGATGGTGGGCAACTAGGCATCATTAAGCCGCCACAAGAGCCAGCAAGTAAATAG
- the LOC100527880 gene encoding putative SAM-dependent methyltransferase isoform X1, translating to MVPAIGTSVILLSGLLFAISSLFLPGFSWLVAAILVVMSEDMVKDGYEDIVNIDISSIAIDMMSRKYEHIPQLKYLQMNVRDMSLFPDESFDGVIDKGTLDSLMCGTDAPISAAQMLAEVCRLLKPGGTYILITYGDPTVRMPHISRPVFNWKITLYNIPRPGFQKPESSTPSRKSYLEPIALTEKGLLSADFVLEDPDSHYIYVCKKINDTEIDNNTCIPINS from the exons ATGGTTCCTGCGATTGGTACCAGCGTTATTCTGCTCTCAGGCCTTTTGTTCGCAATTTCATCCCTCTTTCTTCCAGGATTCTCATGGTTGGTTGCGGCAATTCTGGTTG TTATGTCAGAGGATATGGTCAAAGATGGTTACGAGGACATCGTCAATATTGATATTTCTTCAATTGCAATTGACATGATGAGTAGAAAATATGAGCACATCCCACAGCTAAAAT ACTTGCAGATGAATGTCAGAGATATGAGCTTGTTTCCAGATGAATCTTTTGATGGTGTTATTGATAAAG GAACTCTTGATTCATTGATG TGTGGTACTGATGCTCCAATTAGTGCTGCTCAGATGCTTGCTGAAGTTTGTAG ACTACTAAAACCTGGAGGGACCTATATTTTG ATTACATATGGGGATCCAACAGTAAGGATGCCTCATATAAGCAGACCGGTGTTCAATTGGAAAATTACGCTGTATAATATCC CAAGACCAGGATTTCAAAAGCCCGAGAGTAGTACACCATCAAGAAAATCATACTTGGAGCCCATCGCTCTTACTGAAAAGGGCTTACTTTCAGCAGATTTCGTTCTGGAAGATCCAGATTCTcactatatatatgtttgtaaaaagataaatgacACAGAGATAGACAATAATACCTGCATACCAATTAACAGCTGA
- the LOC100808020 gene encoding protein RETICULATA-RELATED 4, chloroplastic translates to MAVPSFSARSFSLPAQNHYCHLSSLPLPSFTLSSRRPRYSSSNLFTPLRSPTTPIFASAHGGGTGGGHAGGGGAGGGGGGDHESEDRDRNREEALLVLAEAGRPLEKLPADLAAAIGAGRVPGSIVKRLFELEKSAVFRWLLNFGGFRERLLADDLFLAKVAMECGVGIFTKTAAELEKRKENFTKELDFVCADVVMAIVADFMLVWLPAPTVSLRPPLAVSAGTIAKFFYGCPENAFQVALAGTSYSLIQRIGAIVRNGAKLFAVGTGASLIGTGVTNALINARKVVDKSFAAEAEDVPIISTSIAYGVYMAVSSNLRYQVLAGVIEQRILEPLLHQHKLMLSAICFAVRTGNTFLGSLLWVDYARWVGVQKIRD, encoded by the exons ATGGCCGTCCCTTCCTTCTCCGCGCGTTCTTTCTCTCTCCCCGCCCAAAACCACTACTGCCACCTCTCTTCTCTCCCACTACCCTCCTTCACTCTCTCATCTCGCCGCCCAAGATATTCTTCTTCCAACCTCTTCACACCTCTTCGCTCTCCCACAACCCCCATTTTTGCATCGGCCCACGGCGGTGGCACCGGAGGCGGACATGCCGGCGGAGGTGGAGCTGGAGGTGGAGGGGGAGGCGACCATGAATCGGAGGACAGGGATCGGAACAGAGAGGAGGCGCTGCTGGTTCTCGCCGAGGCAGGGCGGCCGCTGGAGAAATTGCCGGCGGATTTAGCGGCGGCGATTGGGGCGGGGCGAGTGCCGGGCTCGATTGTGAAGAGGTTGTTCGAGCTGGAAAAATCGGCAGTGTTCCGGTGGCTGCTGAATTTCGGAGGGTTTAGGGAGAGGTTACTGGCCGATGATTTGTTCCTCGCTAAGGTTGCCATGGAGTGCGGTGTTGGCATCTTTACAAAG ACTGCTGCGGAGTTGGAGAAGCGCAAAGAAAATTTTACTAAGGAGCTTGATTTTGTTTGTGCCGATGTG GTAATGGCCATCGTAGCAGATTTTATGCTTGTGTGGCTTCCTGCCCCCACAGTTTCTCTCCGACCACCACTTGCTGTTAGTGCTGGAACTATTGCTAAATTCTTCTATGGCTGCCCTGAAAATGCTTTTCAG GTGGCTTTGGCTGGGACCTCATATTCACTTATTCAGAGAATAGGTGCTATAGTG AGAAATGGAGCAAAGCTATTTGCAGTTGGAACTGGTGCATCACTG ATTGGTACAGGTGTAACTAATGCGTTGATCAATGCAAGAAAAGTTGTTGATAAATCTTTTGCTGCTGAGGCAGAGGATGTACCGATAATATCGACAAGTATTGCCTATGGGGTTTACATGGCAGTATCCAGCAActtaag GTACCAAGTACTAGCTGGagttattgaacaacggattcTTGAACCTTTGCTGCACCAGCACAAACTTATGCTAAGCGCAATTTGCTTTGCTGTTAGAACTGGAAACACTTTCTTGGGCTCACTATT GTGGGTGGATTATGCTCGCTGGGTTGGAGTCCAGAAGATACGGGATTAG
- the LOC100527880 gene encoding putative SAM-dependent methyltransferase, producing MFRDVSSCNTYNYGEAVYWDARYIQEDGSCDWYQRYSALRPFVRNFIPLSSRILMVGCGNSVMSEDMVKDGYEDIVNIDISSIAIDMMSRKYEHIPQLKYLQMNVRDMSLFPDESFDGVIDKGTLDSLMCGTDAPISAAQMLAEVCRLLKPGGTYILITYGDPTVRMPHISRPVFNWKITLYNIPRPGFQKPESSTPSRKSYLEPIALTEKGLLSADFVLEDPDSHYIYVCKKINDTEIDNNTCIPINS from the exons ATGTTTAGGGACGTGTCAAGCTGCAACACGTACAACTACGGCGAGGCTGTGTATTGGGACGCGCGCTACATCCAAGAGGATGGTTCCTGCGATTGGTACCAGCGTTATTCTGCTCTCAGGCCTTTTGTTCGCAATTTCATCCCTCTTTCTTCCAGGATTCTCATGGTTGGTTGCGGCAATTCTG TTATGTCAGAGGATATGGTCAAAGATGGTTACGAGGACATCGTCAATATTGATATTTCTTCAATTGCAATTGACATGATGAGTAGAAAATATGAGCACATCCCACAGCTAAAAT ACTTGCAGATGAATGTCAGAGATATGAGCTTGTTTCCAGATGAATCTTTTGATGGTGTTATTGATAAAG GAACTCTTGATTCATTGATG TGTGGTACTGATGCTCCAATTAGTGCTGCTCAGATGCTTGCTGAAGTTTGTAG ACTACTAAAACCTGGAGGGACCTATATTTTG ATTACATATGGGGATCCAACAGTAAGGATGCCTCATATAAGCAGACCGGTGTTCAATTGGAAAATTACGCTGTATAATATCC CAAGACCAGGATTTCAAAAGCCCGAGAGTAGTACACCATCAAGAAAATCATACTTGGAGCCCATCGCTCTTACTGAAAAGGGCTTACTTTCAGCAGATTTCGTTCTGGAAGATCCAGATTCTcactatatatatgtttgtaaaaagataaatgacACAGAGATAGACAATAATACCTGCATACCAATTAACAGCTGA
- the LOC100804815 gene encoding serine carboxypeptidase-like 40, with protein sequence MGKESSTCVLLSLLILSLFVAEIYGNRQVQALNKLHKSTKFRGNSQIDRSEFEVEELAYDGIVHSQEGLKEKDRIESLPGQPPVSFSHYGGYVTVDKEAGRAFYYYFVEAQRSKQTLPLLLWLNGGPGCSSLGYGAMQELGPFRVNSDGKTLHRNIFSWNKVANVLFLESPAGVGFSYSNKSKDYDTNGDKKTAADNYLFLVNWLERYPEYKERDFYIAGESYAGHYVPQFAHTILYHNKKANKKIINLKGILIGNAVINEETDSDGLYDYLASHAIISDKAAYLNKACDSSSSKIQESVCDAAGDELGEDIEYIDLYNIYAPLCKNANLTALPKRNTIVTDPCSENYVYAYLNRKDVQEALHANVTNLKHDWEPCSDVITKWVDQASTVLPLLHEFLNNSLRVWIFSGDTDGRVPITSTKYSVKKMNLPIKSVWHPWFSYGEVGGYVEVYKGGLTLATVREAGHQVPSYQPARALTLIKYFLDGTPLPGPPKRKD encoded by the exons ATGGGCAAAGAAAGTAGTACTTGTGTTCTTCTATCCCTTCTCATTCTTTCACTCTTTGTGGCTGAAATATATGGAAATAGACAAGTTCAAGCTCTTAACAAACTGCACAAGTCCACCAAGTTCAGAGGAAATTCACAAATTGATAGGAGTGAGTTTGAGGTAGAGGAGCTTGCTTATGATGGCATTGTTCACTCTCAAGAgggtctcaaagagaaagatAGAATTGAGAGTCTTCCAGGACAACCCCCTGTGAGTTTTTCTCACTATGGAGGGTATGTCACTGTGGATAAAGAAGCAGGTCGTGCCTTCTATTATTACTTCGTTGAAGCTCAACGTTCTAAACAAACACTCCCACTTCTTCTTTGGCTCAATGGAG GTCCTGGATGTTCATCTCTTGGCTATGGAGCAATGCAAGAACTTGGACCTTTTCGAGTAAACAGTGATGGTAAAACACTCCAcagaaatatattttcttgGAACAAAG TTGCAAATGTTTTATTCCTGGAGTCACCTGCTGGAGTAGGATTTTCCTattcaaacaaatcaaaagattatGATACGAATGGAGATAAGAAAACAGCTGCAGACAATTATTTATTCTTGGTGAATTGGTTGGAGAGATATCCAGAATATAAGGAAAGAGATTTCTATATTGCTGGGGAAAGCTATGCTGGGCATTATGTGCCTCAATTTGCACATACCATTCTCTATCATAACAAAAAGGCAAATAAGAAAATCATCAATCTAAAAGGAATCTTG ATTGGGAATGCAGTGATCAACGAGGAAACTGACTCGGACGGACTGTATGATTATCTTGCCAGCCATGCAATCATCTCAGACAAAGCAGCTTATCTCAACAAAGCTTgtgattcatcatcatcaaagATTCAGGAAAGTGTGTGCGATGCAGCCGGAGATGAACTTGGGGAGGATATTGAATACATTGATTTATACAATATTTATGCTCCACTATGCAAGAATGCAAATCTCACAGCCCTGCCCAAAAGGAACACA ATTGTGACTGATCCATGTAGTGAGAATTATGTGTACGCATATCTTAATAGAAAAGATGTTCAAGAGGCTCTCCATGCCAATGTAACCAACCTCAAACATGACTGGGAACCCTGCAGCGATGTCATAACAAAGTGGGTTGATCAAGCTTCAACAGTTCTTCCACTTTTACATGAATTCCTCAACAATAGCCTCAGGGTTTGGATTTTCAG TGGTGACACAGATGGAAGGGTGCCTATTACATCAACCAAGTATTCAGTTAAGAAGATGAACCTTCCCATTAAATCTGTTTGGCACCCTTGGTTTTCCTATGGAGAG GTTGGTGGCTATGTAGAAGTATACAAGGGAGGCCTAACATTAGCTACGGTGAGGGAAGCAGGGCATCAAGTGCCAAGTTACCAACCAGCCAGAGCCCTAACTTTGATCAAATATTTCTTAGACGGCACTCCTCTTCCCGGTCCTCCCAAAAGAAAGGACTAG